A section of the Branchiostoma lanceolatum isolate klBraLanc5 chromosome 19, klBraLanc5.hap2, whole genome shotgun sequence genome encodes:
- the LOC136425054 gene encoding uncharacterized protein, which produces MTNAQEFPPVVSLNVGGHRYTTTLSTLRKYEDSMLAVMFSGRHQVLTDKDGHYFIDRDGTFFNHILNFLLSEALPPPHVGQQVYEEATFYGIEALANQLLVYKDVAVKQRMEKWVSRHPQVTAIALRMMACAVEKYHKNNDFHCTETQVRTTLDRGYTAEFCVGAVVGSYPCEVPIPKEFFKSKWKDTHGCISTDGPIDFSSPVTVTDTDWIKGLLQHQFEKRGLSVTLTTKICHCSKESRTISQHFKLSSLNGTIFVYCGKVAVNATFTWSK; this is translated from the exons GAGTTCCCGCCAGTTGTTAGCCTGAACGTGGGCGGGCACCGCTACACCACCACGCTGTCCACCCTGCGCAAGTATGAGGACTCAATGTTAGCGGTCATGTTCAGTGGCAGGCACCAAGTTCTCACAGACAAG GATGGCCATTATTTCATTGACCGGGACGGCACCTTCTTCAACCACATTCTGAATTTCCTTCTGTCCGAGGCGTTACCACCTCCTCATGTAGGCCAACAGGTTTACGAGGAAGCGACGTTTTACGGCATCGAAGCTTTGGCCAACCAGCTTCTAGTCTACAAGGATGTTGCCGTGAAACAGAGGATGGAAAAATGGGTGTCGAGACATCCCCAGGTCACAGCGATTGCTTTGAGAATGATGGCGTGCGCCGTAGAGAAGTACCACAAAAACAACGACTTTCATTGTACGGAGACGCAAGTCAGGACTACGCTAGACCGGGGGTATACGGCAGAGTTTTGCGTCGGCGCGGTGGTTGGTTCATATCCCTGCGAAGTCCCCATCCCGAAAGAGTTCTTCAAGTCAAAGTGGAAGGACACCCATGGATGTATCAGCACAGATGGACCCATAGACTTCTCGTCTCCAGTCACTGTTACCGACACTGATTGGATCAAAGGACTACTCCAACACCAGTTTGAGAAACGTGGACTTTCTGTGACTCTGACCACAAAGATCTGCCACTGTTCAAAAGAGTCCAGGACAATTAGTCAGCATTTCAAACTCAGTAGTCTGAATGGAACCATCTTTGTTTACTGTGGGAAGGTTGCAGTGAATGCTACTTTTACCTGGTCAAAGTAG
- the LOC136425048 gene encoding kelch-like protein 24 → MDAMARVWRKIPGVKENCYAEWFFEQLWGFRFEGHLVDVTLCAEGREIPCHRLVLSACTDYFKAMFSGAHSESKKDKIEIGGVSGEALERLVDFAYTFNIRISSDNVQPLFEAANMLQIKYVEESCEEFLEKKLGPNTCLRTCNWALADKLSYPHLSALARSYALKKFEKVCRTEEFLQLPVRFLKVYISDEGLHAREEERVLEAIMRWARHDLKERQRHLEELLACVRFSCMDQSSLEKIIETDPVLSEVPGIKELINDGSRHVRPRMIQQEEIIVLAGSRGVSPIESGANESIYRLNLHCDVVDSNLMPRSLRDSEACAVCVVNNDIILTGGTVSPSQAVRYNSSRNSWIKLPSLRKGRLWHGMAAVNG, encoded by the coding sequence ATGGATGCCATGGCTAGAGTGTGGAGAAAGATCCCGGGTGTAAAGGAGAACTGTTATGCTGAATGGTTCTTCGAGCAGCTATGGGGGTTCCGGTTCGAGGGTCACCTGGTGGATGTGACCCTGTGTGCTGAAGGGAGAGAGATCCCCTGTCATCGCTTGGTTCTGTCCGCCTGCACTGACTACTTCAAGGCCATGTTCAGTGGAGCCCACAGCGAAAGTAAGAAGGACAAGATTGAGATAGGAGGGGTAAGTGGGGAGGCTCTAGAGAGGCTGGTGGATTTTGCCTACACATTCAATATCCGCATCTCCAGTGATAATGTGCAGCCGCTGTTCGAAGCAGCCAACATGCTGCAGATCAAGTATGTGGAAGAATCTTGTGAAGAgtttctggaaaaaaagttgGGTCCCAACACATGTTTGAGAACTTGCAATTGGGCATTGGCGGACAAGCTGTCGTACCCACATTTGTCTGCGCTGGCAAGAAGCTACGCTCTAAAGAAGTTTGAAAAGGTATGCCGGACTGAGGAGTTTCTTCAGCTTCCAGTACGCTTCCTGAAGGTGTACATCTCAGATGAAGGCCTTCACGCCAGGGAAGAGGAACGTGTATTAGAGGCGATCATGCGTTGGGCAAGACATGATCTTAAGGAGCGGCAGAGACATCTTGAAGAGTTGTTGGCATGTGTTCGTTTCTCGTGTATGGACCAAAGTTCACTTGAGAAGATCATCGAGACAGACCCGGTGCTGTCAGAAGTTCCTGGCATCAAAGAACTGATCAATGATGGTTCCAGACATGTAAGACCTCGCATGATTCAACAAGAAGAGATTATAGTGCTTGCTGGTTCCAGAGGAGTGTCACCAATCGAGTCAGGAGCAAATGAATCTATATACAGACTTAATCTCCATTGTGACGTGGTTGACTCTAACCTGATGCCTCGATCCCTTCGCGACAGTGAGGCATGTGCCGTCTGTGTTGTGAACAATGACATCATTCTGACAGGGGGTACTGTGTCTCCGTCCCAAGCTGTCAGATACAACTCTTCAAGGAATTCTTGGATCAAGCTGCCATCTTTGAGGAAGGGAAGGTTGTGGCATGGAATGGCAGCTGTGAACGGATAG